One Solanum pennellii chromosome 10, SPENNV200 genomic region harbors:
- the LOC107001633 gene encoding threonine dehydratase 1 biosynthetic, chloroplastic-like — protein MDVLRFTGATFTASTAFTVVRCDAIKPSAKLKTKRTRFISATITKPAAVVTAAEPVQISKSDDTLIPVVHPSSLQCEEGYLLPNYPRGEIGYNYVREILTSKVYELAEETPLQRAHKLSERLGVNVWLKREDLHPVFSFKVRGSYHMMAKLSKEQLEKGVICSSAGNHAQGVALAAKKLGCNAVIVMPVTTPEIKWKSVERLGATVVRVGDTYEEAQAYAVAQGKEEGRAFVSPFDHPDIIIGQGTVGMEINRQFKDKIHAIFVPIGGGGLIAGIAAYMKKVSPDTKIIGVEPVDSNSMALALHHGQRVMLEKVGSFADAVAIRMVGEESFRLCRELIDGIVLVNHDSISASIKDMFEEKRSILEPAGALALAGAEAYCKYYGVKGENIVAITSGANMNFDRLRLVTELADVGRQREAVLATYMPEERGSFKKFYEMVGQTNITELKYRYDSEKESARVFYRIGLHTKVELEEMVDRMELEQLHTINYTDNELVKDHLRHLIGGRSDVHNEHLCRFIFPDKPGVLMKFLDAFSPRWNISLLHYHAQGETGGNVLIGLQVPQNEVDEFRGRAESLGYVCVVETLNEAFQQLMH, from the exons ATGGACGTTCTCCGATTCACAGGAGCAACATTCACCGCCAGCACAGCATTTACAGTCGTTCGTTGCGACGCCATTAAAcctagtgcaaaattaaaaacaaaacgAACTAGGTTTATTagtgctaccattactaaaccAGCGGCGGTTGTTACGGCAGCAGAGCCGGTGCAAATTTCGAAGAGTGATGATACATTGATACCAGTAGTACATCCAAGTTCGTTACAATGCGAGGAAGGTTATTTGTTACCGAATTATCCACGTGGTGAAATCGGCTATAATTATGTTAGAGAAATATTGACATCTAAAGTATATGAATTAGCTGAAGAGACGCCATTGCAGCGTGCACATAAGTTATCAGAGAGGTTAGGGGTAAATGTATGGCTCAAACGTGAAGATCTACATCCg GTCTTCTCATTTAAGGTCAGAGGATCTTATCATATGATGGCAAAACTCTCGAAGGAGCAGTTAGAAAAGGGCGTTATATGCTCATCAGCGGGAAATCATGCACAAGGTGTTGCTTTAGCTGCCAAGAAACTCGGCTGCAATGCTGTGATTGTGATGCCCGTTACTACGCCAGAAATTAAA TGGAAATCAGTTGAGAGATTGGGCGCTACTGTTGTTCGTGTGGGGGATACATACGAAGAAGCACAAGCATATGCTGTAGCTCAGGGCAAAGAAGAAGGACGTGCATTCGTTTCTCCCTTTGATCACCCTGATATCATAATAGGGCAAGGTACGGTTGGCATGGAGATTAACCGCCAATTCAAAGATAAGATACACGCGATATTTGTGCCTATTGGTGGAGGAGGTCTTATAGCTGGCATTGCTGCTTATATGAAAAAAGTCTCCCCTGATACGAAGATTATTGGTGTTGAGCCAGTCGATTCCAATTCAATGGCGTTGGCATTACACCACGGTCAAAGAGTAATGCTGGAAAAAGTTGGATCTTTTGCAGATGCGGTAGCTATTAGAATGGTTGGTGAAGAAAGTTTTCGTCTCTGCAGGGAACTAATAGATGGGATCGTCCTAGTTAATCATGATTCTATAAGCGCATCGATAAAG GACATGTTCGAAGAGAAAAGAAGCATACTGGAGCCGGCTGGTGCACTTGCCCTGGCTGGAGCTGAAGCATACTGTAAGTACTATGGCGTGAAGGGAGAAAACATCGTAGCAATAACTAGTGGAGCCAACATGAACTTTGACAGACTTAGATTGGTAACTGAACTCGCGGATGTTGGTAGACAGAGGGAAGCTGTTCTCGCTACTTATATGCCTGAAGAACGAGGCAGCTTCAAAAAGTTCTATGAGATGGTGGGACAAACTAATATTACTGAATTGAAGTATAGATATGATTCTGAGAAAGAAAGTGCTCGAGTATTTTACAG AATTGGTCTTCACACGAAAGTAGAACTTGAAGAAATGGTGGACAGGATGGAATTAGAACAACTGCATACGATTAATTATACAGATAATGAATTGGTTAAAGATCATCTAAGACATCTG ATAGGTGGGAGATCAGATGTTCACAATGAGCATCTCTGTCGATTCATTTTCCCAGACAAGCCTGGTGTTTTGATGAAGTTTTTAGACGCTTTCAGCCCACGTTGGAATATAAGTTTGTTACATTACCATGCACAG GGAGAAACAGGCGGGAATGTGCTAATCGGACTCCAAGTTCCACAGAATGAGGTTGATGAATTCCGGGGTCGAGCTGAGAGTCTTGGTTATGTGTGTGTTGTGGAGACTCTCAATGAAGCTTTCCAACAACTAATGCATTGA
- the LOC107001634 gene encoding type-1 glutamine synthetase 1-like, with translation MDRCESSSVGSSCEEGNYNSSDEAFKPVPFVRILWIDNSGIHRCRVIPRERLSFVKKHGLGLSPACLAALSSVSNCPAEGSNLGFTGMIRIIPDLSTRCKIPWEKQQEMTLADMCIEPDKPWEYCPREVFRRVTKILKDEFDLVVNVGFEIEFYLLKSVIKNGKEEWLPIDKTSYCSTSGFDVSSSILEDIVIYLQTMNITVEQVHAETGKGQFEVVLGYAEASTAIASLIYAREVIKSVARQHGQMATFVPKYAEDEDGSGSHVHISLSRNGENVFMASGDSKYGMSKIGESFMAGVLNHLPAILAFTATHPLSYEHLVPKTRNAAYLCWGKENTEAPLRTASPPGIADDFVNHFEIKAFDACTNPYIGLASIIISGVDGLRKDLSLPKPVEGDSDVSGENLRSVPDSISESLIALEEDTLFSEVMSENLLTVIKAIRKMEVKNYCEPERDYNFYDQNIYKDPLKDIIFKF, from the exons atggaTAGATGTGAGTCGAGTAGCGTTGGTTCGTCGTGTGAAGAAGGCAATTACAATAGCTCAGATGAAGCGTTCAAACCTGTTCCTTTTGTTCGCATCCTTTGGATTGATAATTCTGGCATTCATAGATGTCGT GTTATTCCAAGAGAACGTCTCAGCTTCGTGAAGAAACATGGTTTAGGATTAAGTCCTGCATGTCTTGCTGCACTCAGTTCAGTATCTAATTGCCCCGCAGAGGGTTCTAATCTCGGATTTACAGGCATGATCAGAATTATTCCTGATTTATCAACCAGATGCAAAATCCCCTG GGAAAAACAACAGGAAATGACATTAGCAGACATGTGTATTGAACCAGATAAACCATGGGAATATTGTCCAAGAGAAGTATTTCGAAGAgtcactaaaattttaaaagatgaatTCGACTTG GTTGTGAATGTAGGGTTTGAAATCGAATTTTACCTATTGAAGAGTGTAATAAA GAATGGCAAAGAAGAATGGTTACCAATCGACAAGACCTCGTACTGTTCTACATCTGGATTTGATGTTTCTTCATCGATCTTAGAAGATATCGTTATTTATCTTCAAACTATGAATATTACAGTCGAACAG GTACACGCGGAAACTGGAAAAGGTCAGTTTGAAGTTGTACTGGGATACGCGGAGGCTAGTACAGCTATTGCTAGCTTAATTTATGCGCGTGAAGTCATCAAATCAGTTGCTAGACAACACGGGCAGATGGCAACTTTTGTTCCAAA GTATGCAGAGGATGAAGATGGCTCGGGATCACATGTCCATATCAGTTTGTCGAGGAATGGAGAAAACGTTTTTATGGCGTCTGGTGATTCAAAATATGGAATGTCAAAGATCGGAGAATCGTTCATGGCTGGAGTGTTAAATCATCTTCCAGCCATATTAGCATTTACTGCAACACATCCTCTTAG TTATGAGCATTTGGTACCTAAGACGCGAAATGCAGCTTATCTCTGTTGGGGTAAAGAAAATACAGAGGCACCCTTGAGAACTGCTAGCCCTCCTGGAATTGCTGATGATTTCGtaaatcattttgaaattaaagCGTTTGATGCTTGTACAAATCCATACATTGGTCTTGCTTCGATAATTATTTCTGGAGTCGATGGATTGAGGAAAGATCTAAGCCTTCCAAAACCAGTAG AAGGGGATTCAGATGTATCGGGAGAGAATCTTCGAAGTGTACCAGATTCTATTTCTGAATCTTTAATTGCTTTAGAAGAAGATACATTGTTTTCAGAAGTGATGAGTGAAAACCTTTTGACAGTCATAAAAGCGATTCGAAAG ATGGAGGTGAAGAACTATTGTGAGCCTGAGAGGGACTACAATTTTTATGACCAGAACATCTATAAGGATCCACTCAAggacattatttttaaattttag
- the LOC107001635 gene encoding ethylene-responsive transcription factor ERF024 encodes YNSDMSGSGSGSESGRHPVYKGIRRRKSSGKWVSEIREPRSPNRIWLGTFPTPEMAAVAYDVAALALKGRDAELNFPNSAPSLPVPATNSPRDIQTAAACAAAAIGAAGDALIGGRSNNSNSNSNSRTVSREVESNYLIPNNNEYNFMDEDLIFDMPNVIMNMAEGMLLSPPRLNHLPPDDDYIGGADQNLWNYP; translated from the coding sequence tataattCTGACATGTCTGGATCAGGATCAGGATCAGAATCAGGAAGGCATCCGGTATACAAAGGgataagaagaaggaaaagTAGCGGAAAATGGGTGTCAGAAATTCGGGAGCCGCGTTCCCCTAACCGGATTTGGCTCGGTACATTCCCGACCCCGGAAATGGCTGCCGTCGCTTATGACGTGGCAGCACTTGCACTTAAGGGTCGGGATGCCGAGCTGAATTTTCCAAACTCCGCCCCCTCTTTACCTGTCCCCGCTACCAACTCGCCCCGGGATATCCAGACTGCTGCGGCCTGTGCGGCCGCAGCAATTGGAGCAGCCGGGGACGCGTTAATAGGAGGGCGGAGtaacaatagtaatagtaatagtaatagtagaACGGTTTCGAGAGAGGTGGAGAGTAATTATTTGATACCTAATAATAATGAGTATAATTTTATGGATGAagatttgatatttgatatgCCAAATGTTATTATGAATATGGCTGAAGGGATGCTACTTAGTCCACCACGTCTCAACCACCTTCCTCCAGATGATGATTATATTGGTGGTGCTGATCAAAATCTATGGAATTATCCATAG
- the LOC107002008 gene encoding trihelix transcription factor PTL-like: MDDENQYGMMDLTQYLNGRPLFSSVSPDLLCSNQHFDMLMTSTTTTTATTHVPQHENYFPHHHHYHYHHGFHPESSTVAGSTVSGGCALSAMETEGGNGRWPRQETLKLLEVRSQLDSKFKETIQKGPLWDEVSRIMSEEYGYQRSGKKCREKFENLYKYYKKTKDGKAGRQDGKHYRYFRQLEALYGKTSNTINTNTFHQYQVHYNQQPHHCPKVSDDNLYDSSDSDDSDNSSNDDSKRKNSKKKGKRSWKGMISDFMDIQMRKLMEKQDIWLEKMMKTIEDKEKERILREEEWRKKEEIRLEKQQKFWADERAWIEERDAVLIDTLRRLNGEKIMTNSTINYNDEYGSISYCNKKQKEMNSLSSYCETSRHVPNIHDTIDDGYIARIL; encoded by the exons ATGGATGATGAAAATCAGTATGGTATGATGGATCTAACGCAGTACCTAAATGGAAGGCCTTTATTTTCTTCAGTTTCACCAGATTTATTATGTAGTAACCAACATTTCGATATGTTAATGacttctactactactactacagCTACTACTCATGTGCCTCAACACgaaaactattttcctcatcatcatcattatcattatcatcacGGGTTTCATCCCGAATCTAGCACGGTGGCAGGTAGTACTGTTAGTGGTGGGTGCGCGTTAAGCGCGATGGAGACGGAGGGTGGAAATGGGAGGTGGCCAAGGCAAGAGACACTTAAACTACTTGAagttagatcacaacttgattCTAAGTTCAAAGAAACTATTCAAAAAGGTCCTCTTTGGGATGAAGTCTCTAG gaTTATGTCTGAGGAATATGGATATCAAAGAAGTGGAAAAAAGTGTAGGGAGAAATTTGAGAATTTGTACAAATACTACAAGAAGACTAAAGATGGGAAAGCTGGTAGACAAGATGGTAAACATTATAGATACTTTAGACAActtgaagctctttatggtaaAACAAGTAACACAATTAATACAAACACATTTCATCAATATCAAGTACACTACAATCAACAACCTCATCATTGTCCTAAGGTCTCTGACGacaatctctatgattcctCTGATTCTGATGACTCAGATAATTCGTCTAATGATGATTCAAAGAGGAAGAATAgtaagaaaaaagggaaaaggagtTGGAAAGGTATGATAAGTGATTTTATGGACATACAAATGAGGAAATTAATGGAAAAACAAGATATTTGGTTAGAGAAAATGATGAAGACAATTGAAGATAAGGAAAAAGAGAGGATTTTAAGGGAAGAAGAATGGAGGAAAAAAGAGGAAATTAGGttagaaaaacaacaaaaattttggGCTGATGAGAGAGCATGGATTGAAGAGCGCGACGCAGTTTTAATCGATACGTTACGTAGattaaatggagaaaaaatcATGACGAatagtactataaattataacgATGAATATGGTTCAATATCTTATTGTAACAAGAAGCAAAAGGAAATGAATTCATTGAGTTCATATTGTGAAACATCAAGACATGTGCCAAATATTCATGATACAATCGATGATGGCTATATTGCTCGGATTCTTTGA